One segment of Brassica napus cultivar Da-Ae chromosome C3, Da-Ae, whole genome shotgun sequence DNA contains the following:
- the LOC106386308 gene encoding receptor like protein 21-like isoform X1: MEGKGLLKNYLIWVILLLAHLQGCKTCIEKERKALLELKKYMISKSSESSYEEDTEERNLNFVLPTWSNDTKSDCCGWKGVECNHTSGRVIQLYVGRNFLRDSLNLSLLHPFEEIRSLNLSQSAITGVFDDVEGYKSLKKLENLEILDLSSNGIQRSTLPFLSVVTSLTTLNLRSNFIAGPFPVKELQNLTNLKVLDLSRNCFNGSIPDLRNLTKLEVLGLANNFVDGPRQIEVVCGMKNLRLLDLRGNNLVGKLPLCLGSLNKLRVLDLSSNQLTGSIPSTFSGLESLEYLSFLDNNFTGVLSLKPLTNLTKLKVLKLSSRSDMLQLDTNRKWQPKFQLSVALLRSCSLEKIPSFLVYQKNLRLVDLSSNKLSGHIPTWLLANNSELEVLQLKNNLFTIFQMPTIVHTLQVLDFSANQIGGMFPNNIGHALPEMVEMNGSYNGFEGAFPPSMGEMKNISFLDLSYNNFSGKLPRSILTSCFSLKYLMLSHNKFSGQFLPRGTNFTSLRVLRIENNLYKGEIGVGLLRSTRLEFLDMSNNFLKGAIPSWISKLSNLELLFLSNNFLEGTIPPSLVDLQYLYLLDLSGNVLSGALPSHMDMSYLFLNNNNFTGPVPSLLEGIQILDLGNNKLSGSIPQFVNSLEIRILLLRGNNLSRNIPRGLCDLSAIQVLDISDNKLNGSIPSCFFNLSFGVREDMSRDFRYGIDFSLERIKLEFYRFTFVVEELALQDYITKDIGIGFEVKKRYESYPTGGSNFRKGMIDYIYGMDLSNNELSGVIPAEIGDLPKVKVMNLSHNFLSSSIPSSFSNLKAIESLDLSYNMLHGSIPYQLTSLTFLGVFDVSHNNLSGIIPQGRQFNTFNESSFLGNPLLCGPPSHISCEAKKISEEANNGGEEEDDEDFIDMKVFYYSTGSTYVAALMGIVVLMCFDCTWHQAWLCIVDAFIAFAKRMFS; the protein is encoded by the exons ATGGAAGGGAAGGGTTTATTGAAAAATTACTTGATATGGGTGATATTATTGTTGGCGCATCTACAAGGATGCAAAACCTGCATTGAAAAAGAAAGGAAAGCTTTGTTGGAGCTCAAGAAATACATGATCTCGAAGAGTTCTGAATCGTCCTACGAAGAAGATACTGAAGAACGGAACCTGAATTTTGTTCTCCCTACTTGGAGTAATGACACAAAGAGCGATTGCTGCGGGTGGAAGGGTGTTGAGTGCAATCATACAAGCGGGCGGGTTATCCAGCTTTACGTTGGTCGGAATTTCTTAAGAGATTCCTTAAATCTTTCTTTGCTGCATCCCTTTGAAGAGATTCGAAGTCTGAACTTATCTCAATCCGCAATAACTGGCGTCTTTGATGATGTTGAAG GTTATAAAAgcttaaaaaaattggaaaaccTGGAGATTCTGGATCTCTCTTCCAATGGAATCCAACGCAGCACCTTGCCTTTTCTGAGTGTCGTTACATCACTTACAACTCTTAATCTTCGCAGTAACTTCATAGCGGGCCCTTTTCCTGTTAAAG AACTACAAAACTTGACAAATTTAAAGGTGCTGGATCTGAGTCGAAATTGTTTTAACGGTTCCATTCCAG ATCTAAGGAATTTGACTAAGTTGGAAGTCTTGGGTCTTGCTAATAACTTTGTTGATGGACCTAGACAAATAGAAG TAGTTTGTGGAATGAAAAATCTGCGGCTGCTCGATCTCAGAGGAAATAATCTTGTAGGCAAGCTTCCTCTTTGTTTGGGTAGCTTGAACAAGCTAAGGGTTCTTGACCTCTCATCCAATCAGTTAACTGGAAGTATACCATCTACTTTCAGTGGCCTTGAGTCCCTAGAGTATCTATCATTTTTAGATAACAACTTTACAGGCGTATTATCGCTCAAACCACTCACCAATCTCACAAAGCTCAAGGTCCTCAAACTTTCATCAAGATCTGATATGTTACAACTTGATACAAACAGAAAGTGGCAGCCAAAATTTCAACTGAGTGTTGCCCTGCTACGATCTTGTAGCTTGGAGAAAATTCCTTCATTCCTTGTGTACCAGAAGAACTTGCGTCTAGTTGATCTATCCAGCAACAAGTTATCTGGACACATTCCTACCTGGCTACTGGCGAATAATTCAGAGCTTGAAGTATTACAGTTGAAAAATAATCTTTTCACAATTTTTCAAATGCCTACAATAGTTCATACTTTGCAGGTTTTGGATTTTTCAGCAAATCAAATTGGTGGGATGTTCCCTAATAATATTGGCCATGCGCTTCCGGAGATGGTGGAAATGAATGGCTCTTATAATGGGTTCGAAGGGGCATTTCCGCCGTCTATGGGTGAGATGAAGAACATTTCATTCTTGGACCTGTCTTACAATAACTTCTCTGGTAAGCTTCCAAGAAGCATTCTTACGAGTTGTTTTTCACTAAAATATCTGATGCTCTCTCACAACAAGTTTAGCGGCCAATTTCTTCCAAGAGGAACCAACTTCACTTCCTTGCGCGTGTTGAGAATTGAGAACAACTTATATAAAGGGGAGATTGGAGTTGGTTTGCTTAGGTCCACCAGATTGGAATTCCTTGACATGTCAAACAATTTTCTCAAAGGTGCTATTCCAAGTTGGATATCTAAGTTATCTAATTTGGAATTATTATTTCTATCAAACAATTTCTTAGAAGGTACCATACCACCTTCTTTGGTGGACTTGCAATATCTTTATCTTCTGGACCTCTCTGGAAACGTATTATCTGGAGCCTTACCATCACATATGGACATGTCATATTTATtcctcaacaacaacaacttcaCAGGACCAGTTCCTTCATTGTTGGAAGGTATCCAAATACTTGATCTTGGTAACAATAAACTCTCTGGGAGTATCCCGCAGTTTGTCAATTCCCTAGAAATACGCATTCTTTTGTTGAGGGGGAATAATCTGTCAAGAAATATTCCAAGGGGGCTGTGTGATTTGAGCGCTATTCAAGTTTTGGATATTTCAGATAATAAGCTTAATGGCTCCATACCTTCATGCTTCTTTAACTTATCATTTGGAGTGCGAGAAGATATGTCCCGTGACTTTCGTTACGGGATAGATTTTTCTCTGGAGCGTATCAAGTTGGAATTTTACAGATTCACATTTGTGGTAGAGGAGCTTGCGTTACAAGACTATATCACTAAGGATATTGGAATCGGTTTTGAAGTGAAGAAAAGGTATGAATCTTATCCCACTGGAGGAAGTAATTTCAGAAAAGGAATGATTGATTATATTTATGGGATGGATCTGTCTAACAATGAATTAAGTGGTGTCATCCCAGCAGAGATAGGAGATCTCCCGAAAGTAAAAGTCATGAATCTATCTCACAATTTCTTGTCGAGTTCTATACCATCTAGCTTCTCCAATCTGAAGGCCATTGAGAGCCTTGATCTTTCTTACAACATGTTGCACGGAAGCATTCCTTACCAGCTAACAAGCCTTACGTTTCTTGGAGTGTTCGACGTGTCTCACAACAATCTATCAGGAATCATTCCCCAAGGAAGGCAATTTAACACATTCAACGAGAGCAGCTTCTTAGGCAATCCTCTTCTTTGTGGACCACCGAGCCATATAAGTTGTGAGGCTAAGAAGATCTCAGAGGAAGCAAATAATGGaggcgaagaagaagacgatgaagaTTTTATTGATATGAAGGTCTTCTACTACAGCACCGGTTCAACTTATGTGGCCGCATTGATGGGCATTGTTGTACTTATGTGCTTTGATTGTACTTGGCATCAAGCATGGCTCTGCATTGTCGATGCTTTCATCGCCTTTGCAAAAAGAATGTTTTCGTAA
- the LOC106386308 gene encoding receptor-like protein 14 isoform X2 translates to MEGKGLLKNYLIWVILLLAHLQGCKTCIEKERKALLELKKYMISKSSESSYEEDTEERNLNFVLPTWSNDTKSDCCGWKGVECNHTSGRVIQLYVGRNFLRDSLNLSLLHPFEEIRSLNLSQSAITGVFDDVEGYKSLKKLENLEILDLSSNGIQRSTLPFLSVVTSLTTLNLRSNFIAGPFPVKELQNLTNLKVLDLSRNCFNGSIPDLRNLTKLEVLGLANNFVDGPRQIEVVCGMKNLRLLDLRGNNLVGKLPLCLGSLNKLRVLDLSSNQLTGSIPSTFSGLESLEYLSFLDNNFTGVLSLKPLTNLTKLKVLKLSSRSDMLQLDTNRKWQPKFQLSVALLRSCSLEKIPSFLVYQKNLRLVDLSSNKLSGHIPTWLLANNSELEVLQLKNNLFTIFQMPTIVHTLQVLDFSANQIGGMFPNNIGHALPEMVEMNGSYNGFEGAFPPSMGEMKNISFLDLSYNNFSAANFFQEEPTSLPCAC, encoded by the exons ATGGAAGGGAAGGGTTTATTGAAAAATTACTTGATATGGGTGATATTATTGTTGGCGCATCTACAAGGATGCAAAACCTGCATTGAAAAAGAAAGGAAAGCTTTGTTGGAGCTCAAGAAATACATGATCTCGAAGAGTTCTGAATCGTCCTACGAAGAAGATACTGAAGAACGGAACCTGAATTTTGTTCTCCCTACTTGGAGTAATGACACAAAGAGCGATTGCTGCGGGTGGAAGGGTGTTGAGTGCAATCATACAAGCGGGCGGGTTATCCAGCTTTACGTTGGTCGGAATTTCTTAAGAGATTCCTTAAATCTTTCTTTGCTGCATCCCTTTGAAGAGATTCGAAGTCTGAACTTATCTCAATCCGCAATAACTGGCGTCTTTGATGATGTTGAAG GTTATAAAAgcttaaaaaaattggaaaaccTGGAGATTCTGGATCTCTCTTCCAATGGAATCCAACGCAGCACCTTGCCTTTTCTGAGTGTCGTTACATCACTTACAACTCTTAATCTTCGCAGTAACTTCATAGCGGGCCCTTTTCCTGTTAAAG AACTACAAAACTTGACAAATTTAAAGGTGCTGGATCTGAGTCGAAATTGTTTTAACGGTTCCATTCCAG ATCTAAGGAATTTGACTAAGTTGGAAGTCTTGGGTCTTGCTAATAACTTTGTTGATGGACCTAGACAAATAGAAG TAGTTTGTGGAATGAAAAATCTGCGGCTGCTCGATCTCAGAGGAAATAATCTTGTAGGCAAGCTTCCTCTTTGTTTGGGTAGCTTGAACAAGCTAAGGGTTCTTGACCTCTCATCCAATCAGTTAACTGGAAGTATACCATCTACTTTCAGTGGCCTTGAGTCCCTAGAGTATCTATCATTTTTAGATAACAACTTTACAGGCGTATTATCGCTCAAACCACTCACCAATCTCACAAAGCTCAAGGTCCTCAAACTTTCATCAAGATCTGATATGTTACAACTTGATACAAACAGAAAGTGGCAGCCAAAATTTCAACTGAGTGTTGCCCTGCTACGATCTTGTAGCTTGGAGAAAATTCCTTCATTCCTTGTGTACCAGAAGAACTTGCGTCTAGTTGATCTATCCAGCAACAAGTTATCTGGACACATTCCTACCTGGCTACTGGCGAATAATTCAGAGCTTGAAGTATTACAGTTGAAAAATAATCTTTTCACAATTTTTCAAATGCCTACAATAGTTCATACTTTGCAGGTTTTGGATTTTTCAGCAAATCAAATTGGTGGGATGTTCCCTAATAATATTGGCCATGCGCTTCCGGAGATGGTGGAAATGAATGGCTCTTATAATGGGTTCGAAGGGGCATTTCCGCCGTCTATGGGTGAGATGAAGAACATTTCATTCTTGGACCTGTCTTACAATAACTTCTCTG CGGCCAATTTCTTCCAAGAGGAACCAACTTCACTTCCTTGCGCGTGTTGA
- the LOC106386311 gene encoding UTP--glucose-1-phosphate uridylyltransferase 1 → MAAAAIEKLPQLKSATDGLKEMSDNERSGFISLVSRYLSGEAQHIEWSKIQTPTDEIVVPYDKMANVSEDASETKYLLDKLVVLKLNGGLGTTMGCTGPKSVIEVRDGLTFLDLIVIQIENLNNRYGCKVPLVLMNSFNTHDDTQKIVEKYTNSNVDIHTFNQSKYPRVVADEFVPWPSKGKTDKDGWYPPGHGDVFPSLMNSGKLDAFISQGKEYVFVANSDNLGAVVDLKILKHLIQNKNEYCMEVTPKTLADVKGGTLISYEGKVQLLEIAQVPDEHVNEFKSIEKFKIFNTNNLWVNLKAIKKLVEADALKMEIIPNPKEVDGVKVLQLETAAGAAIRFFENAIGVNVPRSRFLPVKATSDLLLVQSDLYTLVDGFVARNKARTNPTNPAIELGPEFKKVASFLGRFKSIPSIVELDSLKVSGDVWFGSGVVLKGKVSVKANAGTKLEIPDNAVVENKDINGPEDL, encoded by the exons ATGGCCGCAGCCGCGATCGAGAAGCTCCCCCAGCTCAAATCCGCCACCGATGGACTTAAAGAGATGAG TGATAACGAGAGGAGCGGATTCATCAGCCTCGTCTCTCGCTACCTGAG CGGTGAGGCTCAGCACATTGAGTGGAGCAAGATCCAGACTCCTACTGATGAGATTGTTGTTCCTTACGATAAAATGGCTAACGTCTCCGaag ATGCTTCGGAGACTAAGTATCTGTTGGACAAACTTGTTGTGCTAAAGCTTAATGGAGGTCTGGGAACGACGATGGGATGCACTGGTCCAAA ATCGGTTATCGAAGTTCGTGATGGTTTAACATTTCTTGACCTGATTGTTATCCAGATCGAG AATCTCAACAACAGGTATGGATGCAAGGTTCCCTTGGTTCTCATGAACTCATTCAACACACATGATGACACACAAAAG ATTGTGGAGAAGTACACCAACTCCAATGTTGATATTCACACTTTTAATCAG AGCAAGTATCCTCGTGTTGTTGCTGATGAGTTTGTGCCGTGGCCTAGCAAAGGAAAGACTGACAAGGATGGCTG GTATCCTCCCGGTCACGGTGATGTATTCCCATCCCTCATGAACAGTGGCAAGCTTGATGCTTTCATATCACAG GGTAAGGAGTATGTGTTCGTTGCCAACTCAGACAACTTGGGCGCTGTCGTTGACTTAA AAATCTTGAAGCACCTGATCCAAAACAAAAATGAGTATTGTATGGAGGTGACACCCAAAACCCTAGCTGATGTAAAGGGAGGAACTCTCATCTCCTACGAAGGAAAAGTACAG CTTTTGGAGATTGCTCAGGTTCCTGATGAGCAT GTAAATGAATTCAAATCAATTGAGAAGTTCAAGATTTTCAACACAAACAACCT TTGGGTTAACTTGAAAGCCATTAAAAAGCTTGTGGAAGCTGATGCGCTTAAGATGGAAATCATCCCAAACCCGAAG GAAGTCGATGGAGTCAAAGTTCTTCAACTGGAAACTGCGGCTGGTGCAGCGATAAGG TTTTTTGAAAATGCAATCGGTGTGAATGTACCTCGGTCACGTTTCTTACCAGTGAAGGCAACTTCAGACTTGCTTCTTGTTCAA TCTGATCTGTACACTCTCGTGGATGGATTTGTCGCACGGAACAAAGCTAGAACAAACCCCACAAACCCAGCGATCGAACTGGGACCCGAGTTCAAAAAG GTGGCGAGCTTCCTTGGCCGGTTCAAGTCCATTCCGAGTATAGTTGAGCTGGATAGCCTTAAGGTCTCTGGTGATGTCTGGTTTGGCTCAGGCGTTGTTCTCAAGGGAAAAGTGTCAGTGAAGGCAAATGCCGGGACAAAACTTGAAATTCCGGATAATGCTGTGGTCGAGAATAAG GACATCAACGGTCCGGAGGATCTGTAA
- the LOC106386201 gene encoding glutamate decarboxylase 1, whose product MVLSHAASDSDVSVHSTFASRYVRTSLPRFRMPENSIPKEAAYQIINDELMLDGNPRLNLASFVTTWMEPECDKLIMASINKNYVDMDEYPVTTELQNRCVNMIAHLFNAPLGETETAVGVGTVGSSEAIMLAGLAFKRKWQNKRRAEGKPFDKPNIVTGANVQVCWEKFARYFEVELKEVKLREGYYVMDPEQAVEMVDENTICVAAILGSTLNGEFEDVKLLNDLLVLKNKETGLDIPIHVDAASGGFIAPFLYPELEWDFRLPQVKSINVSGHKYGLVYAGIGWVVWRNKEDLPDELIFHINYLGADQPTFTLNFSKGNVLRHFSITISSSLQNL is encoded by the exons ATGGTGCTCTCCCATGCTGCATCGGATTCGGACGTTTCTGTCCACTCCACATTCGCATCACGATACGTCCGAACTTCGCTACCTAG GTTCAGGATGCCAGAAAACTCGATTCCAAAAGAAGCTGCTTATCAGATCATTAATGACGAGCTTATGCTTGATGGTAATCCAAGGCTAAACTTGGCCTCCTTCGTGACGACGTGGATGGAGCCTGAGTGTGATAAGCTCATCATGGCCTCAATTAACAAGAACTACGTCGACATGGACGAGTACCCTGTCACCACCGAACTCCAG AACCGATGTGTGAACATGATTGCACATCTATTCAACGCACCGTTAGGTGAGACGGAGACGGCCGTTGGAGTAGGGACCGTTGGATCATCGGAGGCCATAATGTTGGCCGGGTTGGCCTTCAAGCGAAAATGGCAGAACAAGCGCAGGGCCGAAGGCAAACCCTTTGACAAACCCAACATTGTCACTGGAGCCAATGTTCAA GTGTGCTGGGAGAAATTTGCTAGGTACTTTGAGGTTGAGCTTAAGGAAGTGAAACTACGTGAAGGGTATTATGTGATGGACCCAGAGCAAGCTGTTGAGATGGTCGATGAGAACACTATATGTGTTGCGGCTATTCTTGGTTCCACTCTTAATGGAGAATTTGAAGATGTCAAACTCTTGAATGATCTCTTGGTCCTGAAGAACAAAGAAACTGg attggatatACCGATCCATGTGGATGCAGCAAGTGGAGGATTCATAGCACCGTTTTTGTATCCGGAACTGGAATGGGACTTTAGACTGCCACAGGTCAAGAGTATAAATGTGAGTGGTCACAAGTATGGACTTGTGTACGCTGGAATTGGTTGGGTGGTCTGGAGAAACAAAGAGGATTTGCCTGATGAACTCATCTTCCATATCAACTATCTTGGTGCTGACCAACCCACTTTCACACTCAACTTCTCCAAAGGTAACGTACTTCGCCACTTCAGTATTACTATTAGTAGCTCACTCCAGAATCTATAA
- the LOC125584121 gene encoding glutamate decarboxylase 1-like yields the protein MYLLIFFLISTGSSQVIAQYYQLIRLGHEGYRNVMENCRENMIVLREGLEKTGRFSIVSKDEGIPLVAFSLKDNSSHTEFEISEMLRRYGWIVPAYTMPANAEHITVLRVVIREDFSRTLAERLVMDIEKVMHELDELPSRVIHKISLGEVKSEDNGDNMVVTVKKSDIEKPIEINVKKSDKPIFC from the exons ATGTATTTATTGATATTCTTCTTAATAAGCACAGGTTCGAGCCAAGTCATTGCTCAATACTACCAGCTGATCCGATTGGGCCATGAG GGGTACAGAAACGTGATGGAGAATTGCAGAGAGAACATGATCGTCTTAAGGGAAGGGCTTGAGAAGACAGGAAGGTTCAGCATCGTATCAAAGGACGAGGGAATTCCACTTGTTGCTTTCTCCTTGAAAGATAACAGTTCTCACACTGAGTTCGAAATCTCCGAGATGCTTCGCAG GTATGGGTGGATAGTGCCGGCGTATACAATGCCAGCAAACGCAGAGCACATAACTGTTCTTCGTGTGGTCATCAGAGAAGATTTTTCAAGGACACTGGCAGAGAGACTTGTGATGGATATTGAGAAAGTGATGCATGAGCTTGATGAGCTTCCCTCGCGAGTGATCCACAAAATTTCACTAGGAGAGGTGAAGAGTGAAGATAACGGCGACAACATGGTGGTTACGGTGAAGAAAAGTGATATTGAGAAGCCCATAGAGATCAATGTCAAGAAGTCTGACAAACCCATATTTTGTTGA